From the Mangifera indica cultivar Alphonso chromosome 10, CATAS_Mindica_2.1, whole genome shotgun sequence genome, one window contains:
- the LOC123228332 gene encoding 18 kDa seed maturation protein-like translates to MQSMKETAANMAASTKAGMEKTKATVQEKVDKMQAHSPMEKAAATEKKEERLTQAEINKLDAMKQNAAARHNSPQVGGSNPGFTAATASPASGVQQMSAMPGHGTGQPTGGYVAEGVVESHPIGLDSGTGQTMAHNTRAGGNPPGPYHSTGGTYN, encoded by the exons ATGCAGTCAATGAAGGAAACAGCAGCCAACATGGCAGCCTCTACTAAAGCTGGAATGGAGAAGACGAAGGCCACTGTGCAAGAGAAG GTGGACAAGATGCAAGCTCATTCTCCAATGGAGAAAGCAGCGGCGactgaaaagaaagaagagaggcTAACACAAGCAGAAATCAACAAGCTGGATGCCATGAAGCAGAATGCAGCTGCAAGACATAATTCACCCCAAGTTGGTGGCAGCAATCCAGGTTTCACAGCTGCGACCGCTAGTCCAGCCAGCGGAGTCCAACAGATGTCGGCAATGCCGGGACATGGCACTGGGCAGCCCACGGGTGGGTACGTAGCTGAAGGGGTTGTGGAGTCTCACCCAATCGGATTAGATAGTGGGACGGGGCAAACCATGGCCCATAACACACGGGCCGGAGGGAACCCACCGGGTCCATACCACAGTACCGGTGGCACGTATAATTAA